One Caenibius sp. WL genomic window, TGTCCAGTAGAGTGCGAACAGGAACCCGGCATAAAGTGCGGGCAATTGCAGCAGGATGCCGATTCCGACCAGCACGGCAACCACCCCGACAACCCCGGCGAGAACGAACAGACCTTTGAGCGGAGTCAGCCGTGCGTTTTCAGCATCCATGAACCTATATCTCCCAAGCTGCCGATATCCTATCCATCCGGTGCTGTCCGCGCTGGCTGAATGATCGGGCTTTATGATGTTTTTCTTATTCGTGGACTTCGATCTATAAATGGCCGGGATACCGCGTCAAGCGCGCCGGCGTGTCATGGGTGTTGTCCTGCCGGGCGGGGCGTCTCTATTATTGGTTCCGGGAGAGCGTGAGACGTGGCGATGGCACTGTTTGAGATGCCTTTGACGGTTCCGGCCAACTTGTTGCAGCCCATGCTGCGCGACCTTCACGCCTATGCTCCGTCAATTGCGCGCCAGATCGATTTTCCAGGGGGCGAGCGGCAATTTCTTGCTTTGCTGCGAGGCGATATCCTGGCGCTTGCGCGCGCGGATTTCGTGCATGTTTATGGCCTGTGCACGCGCCTGCTCGAACAGGTGGCCCGGCGGGACTGGTCGCGGACGGGCAACCGGGAAAAGGCGCTTGAAGCGTTTCTGTCCTATGTGATCGCCGCAAGTACGGTGGGCGATGCATGCCGCAGAGCGATCGATTTCAACGAATTTCTGGAGGATCGGGGCTATTCGCTGGCGCTCGAAACGATTGGGGCTACCGCGCGTCTCAAGCTCGACCTGACGCCTCTGGTCGAACAGGCTCCGCCATCGCTCGTGGTGGCCAATGTGCTGTTCTATCACAATATCCTGTCTTGGCTGGGGGCGGAACCGATCGATCTGGTGGAGATCGGCCTTGCCCTGCCCGAGCCGCAATGCCCGGATCCGGGAATAGCCGTTCTCAAAGCGCCGGTGCGTTACGGCGGTGGTGAAAGCTATCTCGCGTTCAGAGCGGACAATCTTGCGCGCAAAGTGCGGCATTCGCAGCGCGATCTGGACGGTGTCATGGAGTTGATTGCTTACGATCCGCTCCTTTTCATGCGCGGAGCGGGATCGATGGCGGCATCCATCCGGGCCTGGTTCGAGCAGCTGGCACAGGAAGGGCATCGCCTGCCCGATAGCGGAGCGACGGCCCACCATTTCGGCATCAGCGCGTCTACCCTTTCGCGGCGGCTGCGGGACGAGGATACGTCGTTCCTCACCGTGAAATCCGAATGCCGGAAGGAAATCGCGAAAACGCTGCTGGGCAGGAGCGGGATGAGCATGGCCGAGATCGCCCGCCGGCTGGGTTTCCACGATGCGCGCAGTTTCCGCCGGGCCTTCGCGCAATGGACAGGGCTGTTACCGTCCGATTTCCGGGAGCAGGCCCGGCGTCCGGGCAACGGATAATCAGCTATCCAGCGTCTTGGGTGCGTCGCCAGCCGTTTGTTTGACCTGAAATGTCCCCCTGTGGGTGAAATCATGCTCTCCCCCATACAGCCATAAGGCTGCATTCTGTGTCGGATAATGAGGAATGCGCCTGCAATTCCGGGAGAGCGAAATGACCGAATTTCAGATCAAGCGTGACATCAACGTCGGGTCCGCACGCAGCATGGGTCTCCCGCCGGTGGACTTCAAGGCGATGCATGAAATCGTCCTACCCTATCGGCTGCGGCGGGGTGTCAGCGACAAGATCGCCTGGGACGTGGCGCATGCGGCGCCGATTGCCATCCAGACACCGGAAGGGCTGGCCTACAGTTATGTCTGCCAGGGAAACGGGGTGCGTATCGTTCCGGGTGTGGTGGCCGATGCGGAACTGGTGATCGAAATGTCCGCCGACAGCTGGCAGAATTATTACTACGAGCTGCGCACCCGCTTCGGCCTGCTTTACGAAGAAGCTGTCCGGTTTGTGCGCGGCAATTTCCGCCAGTGGGACGCGTGGGAACCGGCCCTGCGCTGCCTTTACAGCGGCACTCCTATTTATGATCCCAAATCGCTGGATTTGCGTGATCTTGACGGTTCGCCGCTCGATATCCGCAAATCGTTCAACCGCGATGACGATCCGCGGGCCATGTCGCATTTCCTGCGCACGGCAGGCTACCTGCATGTGCGATCCGCCTTTTCGGCCGACGAGATCGCGCGCCTTTCGGATGAGACCGACCGGCTGCGCGACAATTCGGTGGAGGGCGACGTCTTTTCCCGCTGGTCGGCTGACGAGAAAGGCGTCAAAAAAGTCTGGGATTTGCACTATATGGCGCTCCAGTCGACGCTGATCGCGGAGCTGGATCGGCACCCGATGGTGACATTCCTCAACGGCCTGTCGGAGGAGGATCTGATCCCATCCTACGATCGGGACAACGGCACTCATGCCATTATCAGGGAATTCACCGGCGGGGAGAATTCGGATTCCACTTATATGCTGGGCTGGCATCAGGATTGTGGGCTTGGCGGTTGCCCGATCACCTGCCCGCGCATTCAGATCGGTATTCAGCTCGATGCGGCGACATCGGAAAGCTCACAGCTCTATTTCCTCGCCGGAAGCGCGGGCCGGACGTGCCATGACCAGTTTTCGGAAGCGGAATGGGAACGATTGCCGGTGGTCACATTCGAAACGCAGCCCGGAGATGTCACGGTGCATTTCGGCTGTATTCTGCATGCGGCGCCCAAGGCCAATGGCCCGCTGCGCCGCCGCACGATCTACACCCGCTTCATGAATCCCATGTCGCGGACTTTGCTGGACCGGTTCATGACGTTCGATCAGGTTATCCCGCATATGGACCGCATGCCCAGCGTCGACGAGATGGCGGGGAAAGTGGAAGCGCAGGGGTAGGCGGGCCCCGGCTGGCGGCTTCCCGAAGGCTTCTGGGAGAGCATGGGGGGCCGCGATGCAGGGATGGTTCAGGCCATGTGCAACGGCCTTTCATCCCCGCATCGCGGATGGTTCTAGCAGGTGGGAACGCGCGATTTGCCCGCCACTTTGTACGTGCCGTCCGCGCCCCGGACGTAGCGTTCGCTGAAAGTCCGCGTACCGGTATAAGTCACTGTGAAGCTGCGGCCTTTTTCCGCTGCGGTGATCTGGCCTTTCACCACGGTGCTGTTGGTTTCCCTGGCCCCCTCGTCAGTGTAATAGATGGGGATGCTGGCGATTTCGGCCGGGCCGGTGGCGGCCAGTTCGGTCAGGACCGCGAAGGCGCAGCTATAGCCCTGCCAGGTGCCGCCGCCTTCGGTGTAGAGGACGGGGGCGGCTGCGATCGCCTCGCTCCATCCCCAATACAGCGCCGGATTGCCGAACGTTCCGCTGGTACCCACGTCGAGCCATTCGCCGGTGACGGTATAACGGGCGCCCTTGCGTTCAAGATAATGCACCGAATTGAGGCCCGAACAGGCATGGCCCGTGCATTCGCTGGCCCCGGTGCTGACCAGCGCGGTCTTGCCGCCGGGCAGGGGGATGAGAGCCAGGGGGACATACGTATAAGTCGTTTCGTCCACCGTGCGATCGGCTTCGTTCTTGAGATTCTCACCGAAAGCGGCCCAGAATGCTTCCGGCGTTCCAGCGGGCACGGTGTCACGGTCGACATCCTGCACTTCGATGATGGAGGCGGGGGCGGTTTGCTCCGCACCCGCTGCCGGGGTGGCAAAAGCCAGAACTGTGCATGAAACGCCGACGAATCTTTTCATCATGTCTTCCCATCCGCTGAACCGGAGCCGCGCAGTAGCGTGGACCGTTTCGCTGCTAGATGAACGAAGCGATTGCCGCAAGAATCGGTTGGCAAACAGCCTGTTGAGAGCAAGAAATTGCCGATTCCGGGGTGCTTGAACAAGCAACCGTAACATCCGGCCCGACAACGTTCTGTTTGTGAGGCTGTGCGGTTCGCAAAGCTGTCGATCCGGTTCAGGTTTTGCGCGACAGTCTCGATGAGCATGAGCAAGGCGGATGCCAAAATACTTGCGTTGCGGATAGGCTGCGTTTCTAAGGGCGGCGAAACGGAGGTTTGGGATGGCGGCTGGACGGATTGGCCTGTGGGCCCTGGGCGGATTTCTGGTGCTGGTGGGGCTGGTGCTCGGCCTTGGCGGAGCCTGGTTGGCCAGCCTCGGCGGCTCGCTCTACTATGTGCTGACAGGGCTTGGCTGCCTCGTCTCCGGCGTGCTGATATGCCGTGGGCGGCGGCTGGGAACGTGGGTCTATCTGGCCGTTTTCCTGCTCACTTTGCTTTGGGCCTTGTGGGAAGTGCGTGCGGATTTCTGGCAGCTCCTGCCGCGCATTGGCGGGCCGCTGTTCATTCTTGTCTATATGCTGATGCCGTGGGTGCAGCGCGCCTTTGCGGCGCAGCCTGCCCGCAAGACCCCGGCCCGGTTCCTGCCGCTCGCGGTGGCGGCAGGCGGCGTGGCGGTCCTCGCGAGCGCGGGGCTGACTTCGCAGGGCAGCGTGTCGGCCATGCCCGCCAGCACCAGCGCACTGCCCCAATCGACGGCGGTGGAACTGGACGACAACTGGGAACACTACGGGCGCACGCTTTCGGGCACCCGCTATTCCCCCGCCAGCGCGATCACGCCTGCAAACGCTAGCAATCTCGAAGTGGCGTGGACATATCGCACCGGCGATATCGCGGCCAATTATCCGAAGACCACGTCGGCCTTCATGTTCCAGGCGACACCGATCAAGGTCGGCGATACGCTCTATTTCTGCACGCCGCACGATATCGTGGTCGCGCTCGATGCCGATACCGGCAAGGAAAAGTGGCGCCACGATCCCAAGACGGATGACACGGGCGTGGCCATGCTGGTCTGCCGTGGCGTATCCTATTTCCAGACGCAGGAGGCGGTCAGCGATTGTCCGCGCCGCATCCTGGTGGGCACGATCGACGGACGGATGATCGCGCTCGACGCGCAAACCGGCAAACGCTGCCAGAGCTTCGGCACCAATGGCGAGATATCGCTGCGCGATGGTTTGGGACCGATGAAGCCGGGCCATCAGTATTCAACCTCGCCTGCCACCATCATCGGAAATGCCGCGGTCGTTGGTGGTTTCGTGCTCGATGGTGTGGCGACCAATCTGCCCTCGGGCGTTGTCCGCGCGTTCGACGCGCGCGACGGCAAATTGCTCTGGGCATGGGATATCGGCCGGCCGGAAGGGGCGCAACTCAAGCCGGACGAGATTTTCACCACCGGCACGCCCAACGCGTGGACGCTGTTCAGTGCCGATCCGGAACTCGGGCTGGTTTATGTGCCGACGGGCAACAGCACCCCCGATTTCTTCGGCGGCAACCGCACGCCGGTGTCGGACAAGTATTCCAGTTCGGTGGTAGCGCTGGACGCGAAGACCGGGCAGGCCCGCTGGCATTTCCAGACCGTGCATCACGATCTGTGGGATTACGATATCGGATCGCAGCCGGTGCTGATCGATCTGCCGACGCCGGGCGGCACAGTGCCGACACTGATCCAGCCGACCAAGCATGGTGAAATCTATCTGCTCGACCGGCGCGATGGCAAGCCGCTGGCCACGGTGGAAGAACGGGCGGTGCCCAAGGGCGATATCCCGGAAGAACGCTATGCGCCGACGCAGCCCTGGTCCACTGGCATGCACAGCTTCACCCCGGCGCCGCTGGTCGAAAAGGACATGTGGGGGGCGACCCCGCTGGATCAGATGTGGTGCCGTATCCAGTTCCGCCAGATGCGCTATCAGGGCAAGTTCACTCCGCCTTCGACGCATCGCACCTTGCAGTATCCGGGCAATTTCGGCGTGATCGACTGGGGCAGCGTGGCCGTGGACGAAGCGCGCGGGCTGATGATCGTCAACACGTCGGGCATGCCGCTGACGGTACGCCTCGTCCCTCGTAAGGAAGCGGACAAGCAGCTGGTCGCCAGCGCGGGCAACGGGCACAAGGGGCTGTCGCCGCAATACGGCACGCCCTATGCGGTGGATTTCGCGCCGTTCCTTTCGCCGCTGGGGCTGCCCTGCAATGCTCCGCCGTGGGGTACGCTGGCGGCGGTGGATCTCAAGACGAAGAAACTCGTCTGGGAAAAGCCACTGGGCACGACCCGCGATCACGCGCCACTGGGTATTGCCGTGCCGGGGGTGTTCAATCTAGGCGGCGCGGTGGTGACGAAGGGTGGGGTGACGTTCATCGCTGCCACGATCGACAACTACCTGCGCGCATTCGACACCACGACCGGCAAATTGCTGTGGGAAGGCCGCCTGCCCGCTGGTGGACAGGCGAATCCGATGACTTACACTTCGAGCCGGAGCGGCAAGCAATATGTGGTGATCGCAGCGGGCGGCCATGGCTTCATGGGGACGACACCCGGCGACTATGTCATCGCTTACGCTTTGCCTGATTGACGCCGTGCGATAAGTTCCTCCCGCCGGGCATAACGGGGCCGGGCGGGAGATGGACAATGGCCGCTTTGGGCCCGGATGATACGGTTCTGTGCACGGCGACGATGGGTTTCGGCGCCCTGCGCGAATTTGCCGAGGCTGCGGGTAGTGCCGGTTTTTCTGCGATTTCCCTGTCCGGCGGGGATTACAAATCGGCGCGGGCGGCGGGCCTTTCGGACGCGGATATCCGTTCGCTGCTGGCGGACAATAATCTGCGTGTGGCCGAACTGGATGGCGTGGTGGACTGGCTGTTCCCGCTGCCTGACAGGCAGGGCGCAGGCTACGATCTGGATATTCCCTTTTTCGGCCATTCGCAGGACGCATTCTTTGCCATCGCGGAAGTGCTGGACGCGCGTTCGATCAGCGCGGTCGATCCGTTCCTGCGCACCGCGCCGCTGGAGCAGATGGCGGAAGCTTTTGCCCGCTTGTGCAATCGAGCGGCCGAGCATGGCTTGCTGGTTCATCTCGAATTCCTGTCATGGGGGCCGGTGCCCGATCTTGCGGCCGCCTGGGACATCGTTCGGCTGGCGGGGCGAGACAACGGCGGCATCATGCTCGATGTGCTGCATCTGATGCGCAGCGGCGGGCGGGATATGTTGTCCCGCATTCCGGGCGAACGCATTCTTGCCACCCAGTTCTGCGATGGCCGCCTGACAAGGCAGGGCGATTGCTTTGCCGATGCCGCCAATCGTGAATGGCCGGGGGAAGGCGAATTCGCTCTACCCGCGCTGCTGCGGGAATTGCGGGCGGCTGGATGCATGGCGCCGCTGGGAGTGGAAGTGATGGGCGAAGCGACGGCGGGCCTCTCCCCACAGGCAATTGCCCGGCGCGCCCGTGAAGCGCTGGAGCAAACGCGCGAAGCCAGCCGGTCGAGCCAGCCGCCTGCCGCAGCATAATCGCGAAACAGCCCTGTTTATTTCAAAAGGACATGAAGTGAACGGGACGCAGCGATAGCCATTGCGCGTGCAACCTGACTGATCATTATCGCCTGCCCGGGCCACCCAGCATATGGGCGCCTGCATAAACCAAAAATACCGTGGGAGACGGGCATGACGGGTACGGCAGCCTGGCGTCGAAATTGCGCACAAATTGCTGCGCGCCGCGTTTGCACGCCGCCGTCCCGTTTGCCCGCTATCCTGCCATCGATCTGATCCGGATTGACCGAAAACAGACAATTTGAGGGGGTTCACATGCAAGGACACTATTCCATCAGGACGGCGCTGTTCGCCAGTTGCGCATTGGGTGCCATGCCGTTTGTCGTCTCACCGGCATCGGCGGCCGATGGTTTGGGCGGGGTGGCGTCGCTGGCGGCGCCACGTCCCGTATTGTCGCGTATCGATGGCAAGCCCGCTGGCGGATTCCCGCAACAGGCCGCGCCCGAACAGGCCCGGCAGCACCAGGCCGACGCTTCGAACGCCGATATCGTCGTCACGGCGCGGCGCCGCGCGGAAAGCGCGCAGGATGTGCCGATTGCGGTAACCGCGCTCAACAACGAACAAGTGGCTGTGCCGGGGGCTATCGGCCTGACACAGGTCGCGCAACTGGCGCCCAGTCTGCAAATAACCGCTACCAATGCCCGCCAGACGAACATCAATATTCGCGGGCTGGGGGCAACGCCTGCTTTTGCCAGCCTTGGGCTGGAATACGGTGTCGGGGTCTATGTCGATCAGGTCTATTACAGCCGCCCCGCGCAGGCGGCGTTCGACCTTTACGATCTGCAACAGGTCGAAGTGCTGCGCGGCCCGCAGGGCACCTTATTCGGCAAGAACACCACCGCAGGCGCCATTCATATCACTTCGCAAGCCCCGACTTTCGATCCCGAATTCCGGGGTGAAGTCAGCGTCGGCAATTACCAGACGCTGCAGGTGCGCGCGACCGGATCGGCACCGATCACCGACAAGCTGGCTGTTCGCCTTACCGTGTCCGATACGGAACGGGACAAGGGCTTCCTGAAGAATGTCCACGACGGCAGCCGCAAGTCGGACCTGCACACGTTTTCGATCCGGGGGCAGGTGCTGTTCCAACCGACCGAGGAATTCTCGCTGCGCGTGATCGGTGATTACAGCAAATACAAGCAGGACTGCTGCATCGGCACCACCACCGGTGTGCGCACCACGAGGGTGGACGGCACGGCCTTGCCCAACGATTTCTACACCCGGGCGAAGCGCTTCGGCTACACGCCGTTGCCGGTCGATCCGTTCAATCGGGAAATCGATATCAATCGCCCGCTCCGCCTCGATCTCAAGACCCACGGCATCACCGCCATTGCCGATTACGATTTCGGCCCGGCTACGCTGACTTCGGTCACCGCATGGCGCAAGCTCTCCTACCGCCCGATGATCGACGCCGATCTGCTGCCGCTGGATATCTTCGTCGATGCCGGGATTTATGAAAAGCAGCGCCAGTTCAGCCAGGAACTGCGGCTTGCCTCCAACGGTAAGAACGATGTCGATTATGTGGTCGGCCTCTATTATTTCAATCAGCGGATCGATGACAAACTGTTCACCAAGTACGGTTCGGATGCCGCCTTGTGGATTCTCGGGCCCGCGCAGGGCAGCACACAGGCATCGGCAGGCGGGCAGGCGGCGCTGAACGGATTGTTCGTGGATGGCACCGCGCGGGCCGACACCAAGAGTTACGCGGCTTTCGGCCAGGTGATCTGGCATGCGACCGACCGGCTCGATCTCACTGTGGGCCTGCGCTACACCAAGGAGAAGAAGACCGGCTTCTTCGAACAGGTCCAGCGCGGCCCGGCACTGACGCCGGATCAGATCGCCCTTGGCGCGCAGGCGATCCGCAATTCGTTCGGGGCCACGATCCCGCGCTACGACGCCCGCACCAAGGAGGATAATCTTTCGGGCGGGGTCACGCTATCGTACAAGATCACGCCCGATATCATGATCTACGGCACATACGCCAAAGGCTACAAATCGGGCGGTCTCAATCTCAATGCCGTGCATGCCGATCCGGTCATCGCGCCCGAAAAGGTCGACAATTTCGAAGCGGGGATCAAGACCGCGCTGTTCGACCGGGCGCTCACGCTCAATCTCGCGGCGTTCCACACCCGTATCAAGAACTACCAGAGCCAGCAGGTCGACAACAACGGTGCTCCCACCGCTTATATCGCCAATGTCGGTACGGTGCGCACGCAAGGGATCGAACTGGACGCGACTCTGCGCCCGGTCCGCAATCTCAGCCTGTTCGCATCGGCAAGCTACGTCGATGCGATCTACAAATCGTTCCGCAACGCACCTTGCCCGCTGGAATACCTGGGATTGCAGACGGCCTGCGATCTTAGCGGGCGCAGTCTGCCCGGCGTGTCGAAGTATTCCGTATCGCTCGGCGGGGAATATGCGGTGGATGTGTCCTCGTCGGCGCAGGTCTATGCCAACGCGAACTACAGCTACCGGTCCAAATTCAACGGGACATACAACCTGGCCGAAGACGCGGTGATCAAGGGATACGGGCTTACCAATCTCAGCGTCGGTTTCCGCCATCCCGATGGGCGCTGGGATATCTCCGTCTATGCGCGGAATCTGTTCAACACCAAATATTTCAACACGATGGGCTCGGCGGCTTTCAATACCGGTCAGTATAGCGGCGGCCCCGGAGACCCGCGCACCTACGGCGTGACTTTGCGCACATCGCTGTAATCAAACACCAATCGGAGAGATAGACCATGAACAGGTTACAAATGCTGCTGGCGGCGACGGCGATGACCGCCGTATCCGCTGCTTCGGCCTCTGCACAGGAAAGCCGCCCCAATATCATCGTCATTCTGGTGGACGACATGGGGTTTTCCGATTTGGGGGCTTTCGGGGGTGAAATCCGGACGCCGAATCTCGATGCGTTGGCCAACAAGGGGGTGAAGTTCACGAACTTTCACGCCACGCCGGTGTGCGCGCCGACGCGGGCCGAACTGCTCACCGGGGTGGATCACCACCAAACCGGGCTCGGCAATTTTCCCGAACTGCGGCAGGACAACCAGATCGATAAGCCGGGATACGAAGGCTATCTGAACGATCGCGTCGCCACGATTGCCGAACGGCTGAAGGATGCGGGCTACTATACGTTCCAGTCGGGCAAATGGCATCTGGGCTATGACCCGCACGCCAATCCGGCGGCGCGCGGTTTCGATCGGTCCTTCACTCTCTTGGGCGGTGGCCACAATCATTTCGGCGCCGATCAGGATCGCCAACGGCCTGACATGCCCAATGTCGGCCTGGTCTATACGCTGGACGGCAAGCAAGTGCCGATCCCAGCGAACTTCTATTCGAGCGATTATTTCACCGGGCAGTTCCTGTCGTTCCTGCCCGCCGCAAAGGACAAGCGACCGTTCTTCGGCTACCTTGCCTTCACCGCGCCCCACTATCCGATCCAGGCCCCGCCCGAGGATATCAAACGCTATGCGGGCAAATATGATGCGGGTTACGATGTCTTGCGCCAGCAGCGGTTGCAGCGGCTCAAATCCCTGCGCATGATCCCGGAAAACGTCGTCGCCCACGACCAGTCTTCTTCCAGGCGTTGGGCCGATCTGACGCCGGAGGAACAGCGGATCGAAGCGCGGACGATGGAAGCCTACGCAGGGATGGTCGACAGGCTCGATCAGAATGTGGGCAAGCTGGTCGCCGAGCTTAAGAAGCGGGGTCAGTACGACAACACCGTGATCATGTTCCTGTCGGACAACGGCCCGGAAGGGCACGAGCTGGATCAGTCCTTTATCATTCCGGAAGCGGGCAAGGCCATGCTGGCCGGGGCCGACAACAGCCTGGAGGCCATCGGTTCGGCCAAGTCCTACGTCTGGTACAAGGCGAACTGGGCCGAAGCGGGCTCCGCCCCGTTCCGCCGCTACAAGTCCTTCCCGACGGAAGGGGGGACCCGTGTCGTCTCGTTCCTCAGCTATCCGAGGCAGGCCCGCACGGGGATCGAGCCGAGCTATCTGTCGGTGCGTGACGTGGTGCCCACACTGCTCGATCTGGCGCAGGTGAAGCTGGACAAGCCTGCCGAGTTCAGAGGTAAGCCGGTAATCGCACCGCAGGGTATTTCCTTCGCCCAGCGGATCAAGCCCGGTGCTCCGCCGCCGCAACTGTCGCCTACTTTCGCCGCTGGGGAAATGTTCGGCCGCCGCTATGTCCGCGAAGGGCGCTGGAAAGCCGTGCATATCCCGCCGCCGACCGGCAGCGGCCATTGGGAACTGTTCGATATCGAAGCCGATCCGGGTGAAGTGAACGATCTGGCGCGCAGCAATCCCGAACAGCTCGCCGGGATGATCAAGGGGTGGAACCGCTACGCCACCGAAAAGGGCGTCGTGCTGCCGGTCATTCCGGGGAATTGATGCAAAGGGCGGTGGGCAGACACCTGCTCCCGTGACGTTTCAAAAAAGAGGCGCGCCACGAAAGTGGCGCGCCATAAAAGGGGGGAGAGGGCAGATGAAGATTGCTCTCAATCTGCGCGGGGCCTCCTATAGAGGCTGAATCCGAACCCCAGATGAACATAGCTTCATAAACCGGAGCATTCTGTCGGAATTCTGTTGGAAAATTGCGCTCTGTGAGCATCTTGCGTGTAAGAGGCGATTTAATCGTGCATCCGACGCAGAATTTTATCCCATCCTAAGGATTCACGCAAAACCGTGGGTTGAATGGTTGCGCTCTGGCGCTTAGGCGTTTTGGAGCCGTTCCGTAATTCGGTGCGGATTCGAAGAATCACGGCCAAGTGATTTGGCAATGCCGCGTAATGATGAAGGAAATGCCCTTGCAACCAGATGCACAGGCTCGCGAGACGTTAATTACTCTGACGTCCGATATTGTCGCTGCACATGTCAGCAACAACAACGTAGCCATTGATGAGGTTCCGGCTCTTATCGAGAACGTATTTCAGGCGCTGGCGGGCCTCGGTGAAGAACATGTCGAGGAAGAAGCCCCGCTGGAGCCGGCCGTTTCGATCCGCGCGTCGGTTCGCCCCGATCATGTCACCTGTCTTGAATGCGGCAAGAAACTGACTTTGCTCAAGCGTCACCTGATGACCGATCACGGTCTGACGCCGGATGAATATCGGCAACGCTGGAATCTGGCGGGGGATCATCCGCTGGTTGCTCCCAACTATGCGATGCAGCGCCGCGATCTGGCAGTGAAGATCGGCCTCGGCCACACCGACCGCCCAACCGGCGGTTCCAAGGCTGCGCCCGCACCCGCAGCACCTGCCCCCGCAAAGGCGAAGGCCAAGCGCGGACGCAAGCTGGGCTTGCGTTTCAACGGCGGGGATGGCGGGAAAGCGTGACTCTGCCGGGCTAGGCCCGGACACAGTTTCGCACATCCGAAGAGGGGGTGCCGGCTATGCCGCGCCCCCTTTTGCATTGCTGCTGCAACGGCCGTGTATGCATGGATCATGGCGGGACAGGCCAATGTGGCCATAACGATCGCATCACACCGGTTGACAGCGCATCACGGGCGTTGATGAATAGCGCAGCCGGGCGTGGCCGAACGGAACGCACCCGGATGGGTAGAGAAACGGACAAGACCTGCAGGCGGGCGCGTTTCGTAATCGGGAGGGAACGGCTCTTGCGCACGGCTTTCATAGGACTGGGCAATATCGGCGCCCCCATGGCGCACCGTCTGGCTGCGGCTGCCCCGCAAACCATCGTGCACGATGCCGTGTCCGCGGCGATGACGGGGTTCGAAGGCGTGGCGACCCTCGCATCCAGCCCGGCCGCCGTGGGGGAAATGGCTGAACTGGTTGGTGTCTGCGTGCGCGACGATGCCGATATCCGTGCGGTGGTGGACGGCCAACAGGGCCTGTTGCGCACCATGCGGACAGGGATCATCGCAGTCCACAGCACGGTGCGCCCGTCCACCGTGGTCGATCTGGCCGCTCGCGCGGCCGATCACGGGGTGAGCGTGATCGATGTGGCGGTTTCCGGCGGCGCGGATGGTGCGGCCAAGGGGACGCTGACGGGGCTGGCCGGCGGGGACGCCGCATTGATCGCCAAAGCGCGCCCTATGCTGGACACCTATTGTTCCGATATCATCCATGCCGGAGAAAC contains:
- a CDS encoding AraC family transcriptional regulator; the encoded protein is MALFEMPLTVPANLLQPMLRDLHAYAPSIARQIDFPGGERQFLALLRGDILALARADFVHVYGLCTRLLEQVARRDWSRTGNREKALEAFLSYVIAASTVGDACRRAIDFNEFLEDRGYSLALETIGATARLKLDLTPLVEQAPPSLVVANVLFYHNILSWLGAEPIDLVEIGLALPEPQCPDPGIAVLKAPVRYGGGESYLAFRADNLARKVRHSQRDLDGVMELIAYDPLLFMRGAGSMAASIRAWFEQLAQEGHRLPDSGATAHHFGISASTLSRRLRDEDTSFLTVKSECRKEIAKTLLGRSGMSMAEIARRLGFHDARSFRRAFAQWTGLLPSDFREQARRPGNG
- a CDS encoding phytanoyl-CoA dioxygenase family protein encodes the protein MTEFQIKRDINVGSARSMGLPPVDFKAMHEIVLPYRLRRGVSDKIAWDVAHAAPIAIQTPEGLAYSYVCQGNGVRIVPGVVADAELVIEMSADSWQNYYYELRTRFGLLYEEAVRFVRGNFRQWDAWEPALRCLYSGTPIYDPKSLDLRDLDGSPLDIRKSFNRDDDPRAMSHFLRTAGYLHVRSAFSADEIARLSDETDRLRDNSVEGDVFSRWSADEKGVKKVWDLHYMALQSTLIAELDRHPMVTFLNGLSEEDLIPSYDRDNGTHAIIREFTGGENSDSTYMLGWHQDCGLGGCPITCPRIQIGIQLDAATSESSQLYFLAGSAGRTCHDQFSEAEWERLPVVTFETQPGDVTVHFGCILHAAPKANGPLRRRTIYTRFMNPMSRTLLDRFMTFDQVIPHMDRMPSVDEMAGKVEAQG
- a CDS encoding membrane-bound PQQ-dependent dehydrogenase, glucose/quinate/shikimate family codes for the protein MAAGRIGLWALGGFLVLVGLVLGLGGAWLASLGGSLYYVLTGLGCLVSGVLICRGRRLGTWVYLAVFLLTLLWALWEVRADFWQLLPRIGGPLFILVYMLMPWVQRAFAAQPARKTPARFLPLAVAAGGVAVLASAGLTSQGSVSAMPASTSALPQSTAVELDDNWEHYGRTLSGTRYSPASAITPANASNLEVAWTYRTGDIAANYPKTTSAFMFQATPIKVGDTLYFCTPHDIVVALDADTGKEKWRHDPKTDDTGVAMLVCRGVSYFQTQEAVSDCPRRILVGTIDGRMIALDAQTGKRCQSFGTNGEISLRDGLGPMKPGHQYSTSPATIIGNAAVVGGFVLDGVATNLPSGVVRAFDARDGKLLWAWDIGRPEGAQLKPDEIFTTGTPNAWTLFSADPELGLVYVPTGNSTPDFFGGNRTPVSDKYSSSVVALDAKTGQARWHFQTVHHDLWDYDIGSQPVLIDLPTPGGTVPTLIQPTKHGEIYLLDRRDGKPLATVEERAVPKGDIPEERYAPTQPWSTGMHSFTPAPLVEKDMWGATPLDQMWCRIQFRQMRYQGKFTPPSTHRTLQYPGNFGVIDWGSVAVDEARGLMIVNTSGMPLTVRLVPRKEADKQLVASAGNGHKGLSPQYGTPYAVDFAPFLSPLGLPCNAPPWGTLAAVDLKTKKLVWEKPLGTTRDHAPLGIAVPGVFNLGGAVVTKGGVTFIAATIDNYLRAFDTTTGKLLWEGRLPAGGQANPMTYTSSRSGKQYVVIAAGGHGFMGTTPGDYVIAYALPD
- a CDS encoding sugar phosphate isomerase/epimerase → MAALGPDDTVLCTATMGFGALREFAEAAGSAGFSAISLSGGDYKSARAAGLSDADIRSLLADNNLRVAELDGVVDWLFPLPDRQGAGYDLDIPFFGHSQDAFFAIAEVLDARSISAVDPFLRTAPLEQMAEAFARLCNRAAEHGLLVHLEFLSWGPVPDLAAAWDIVRLAGRDNGGIMLDVLHLMRSGGRDMLSRIPGERILATQFCDGRLTRQGDCFADAANREWPGEGEFALPALLRELRAAGCMAPLGVEVMGEATAGLSPQAIARRAREALEQTREASRSSQPPAAA